The following proteins come from a genomic window of Candidatus Spechtbacterales bacterium:
- a CDS encoding four helix bundle protein codes for MVDKKYLKLNDVSVYRVAFELSNYVWNIVVEWDVLAKKTIGEQFIRSVDSISANIAEGFGRYFKKDKIKFYRYSFSSVQESLDWNEKAKIRHLVTKEQYEHIFKELNKLPKEINILIKITNDKLND; via the coding sequence ATGGTTGATAAAAAATATTTAAAATTGAATGATGTGAGTGTATATAGAGTTGCTTTTGAATTGTCAAATTATGTGTGGAATATTGTTGTTGAGTGGGATGTTTTAGCTAAGAAAACCATTGGAGAGCAGTTTATTAGATCAGTAGATTCAATTTCTGCTAATATTGCTGAAGGTTTCGGGCGCTATTTCAAAAAAGATAAAATTAAGTTTTATCGCTATAGTTTTTCCTCTGTCCAAGAATCTTTGGATTGGAATGAAAAAGCAAAGATTCGTCATCTTGTTACAAAGGAGCAATACGAGCATATTTTTAAAGAATTAAACAAACTCCCAAAGGAAATAAATATATTGATAAAAATAACGAACGACAAACTAAACGATTAA